The DNA region TTCTCGCGCGCCTTTCGAACCGCTGTTCGCTCGATCCTGTGGAGGTTTCCCCGAACGTGGCCGCCGCGCGCACGATGAATGCGAATTCCGCCGGACCGGGCTGGGGCCTGTTCTTCACCACCGCCTCGCTGCTCATGCTGGAGGTGGCCCTCACCCGGATCCTCTCGGTGGTGATGTGGTACCACTTCGCGTTCTTCACCATTTCGGTCGCCCTGTTCGGTCTCGCGGCGAGCGGACTCACGGTCTACCTGTTCCCGCGCGCGTTCCGCGCCGAGCGCGCCGCCGCTCAGGCCGGCACGCTGACGCTCGCGCTCGCGCTGCTGGTGCCGCTGTGCTTCGCACTGTTCGCAGCGAATCCAGGTCAGGCCATGCTGACCGGCTTCCTGCAACGGGCGGGCTCCGAAGGTCTGTCGCTGATCACCATCGCGCAGGTCGCGGTGCTCTACCTGACCGCGGTGATCCCGTTTTACGTCGGCGGGCTGGTGGTGGCGATCGTGTTCCGGCACCACGGAAGCTCCGCGAGCCGGCTCTACTTCTTCGATCTGCTCGGCGCCGGCCTCGGCTGTCTCGTCACCGTGCCGCTGCTCGATCACTTCGGCGGCCCCGGCTCGATGTTCGGGGTCTCCGCACTGGCGGCGGTCGCAGCGTGCCTGTTCATGCGCAGCGCCGGCCACGGTCGCGTCGCGGTGCTCGCGGGCATGCTGGCGCTGGCGGCGCTCGGCGCACTGGCCGCGAACCCGTCCACGAATTGGCTGCACCTCCGCTATTTCCGCGGGCGTGAGGAACCGGACGTGCAGTACGAGCGCTGGAACTCGTTCTCGCGCGTCGCGGTGCGCGACACCGGTTCGCCGGACTCGCTGCTGATCGAGATCGACGCGGCCTCCAACACCATGATCTCGCGCTGGAACGGCGACTCGACGGCACTCGCGCCACTGCGTGACGGACTGATCGCCGTTCAGTACGCGCTGGTGCAGCACCCGCGCGTGTTCGTGATCGGATCGGGCGGTGGCGTCGATCTGCTCACCGCGATCGCTTCCGGAGCTCGCTCGATCACGGCCGTCGAGGTCAATCCGATCATCGTGGATCTGATGAAGCACCGTTACGCGGCATTCTCGGGCGGCATCTACAATCGTCCCGAGGTTCAGGTCGTCAACGACGAAGCGCGCAGCTTCATCCGCCGCTCGAACCAGCACTGGGACGTCATCCAGGCCGGTTACATCGACACTTATGCCGCCACCTCGGCCGGTGCGTTTTCGCTCACCGAGAACACGCTCTACACACGCGAGGCGTACGAGGACTACCTCTCGCACCTGACGCCGACCGGCATCATCGCGATCCAGCGCTACTACGAGGAGCCTCCGCAGCAATCGATCCGACTGGTGAGCCTGGCGCTCGCCGCCCTCGAGCGCCGCGGCTCCAATGCTCCCGCCCACCACATCGTGGTGGTGCGCAAAGACGATCGCGCCTCGGTGCTGGTCAAGGCGATCCCGTTCACGCCCACCGACCTGATGCGGCTCGAGCAGCACTGCGCTCGCACCGGGCTCGAGATCGTGGCCGCCCCCGGCCGACCCGGCATCGGGCTCTACGGCGAGCTGCTCGGCACGCCCGACTGGCGGCGCGTGATCGAGCGCAATCCGCTCGACATCTCGCCGGTCAGCGATGACCGACCGTTCTTCTTCTACGTCGTCAAGCCGACTCAGTTCTGGCGCGGCCTCCTGATTCAATCAGGCGAGTTCGTCAACGCTCGTGCGGTGTTCCTGCTCACCGCACTGGTGTTGGTGGCGGCACTGCTGAGCGCGCTCATGCTGTTCGCGCCGGCGCTGGCGCGTCGCGAGCGACTGCCGGTCGGAGCGATCCCCGCGATGGGCTACTTCGCGGCGCTCGGTCTGGGCTTCATGCTGTTCGAGATCGGCGCCTTCCAGCGTCTCATGCTGTTCCTCGGCCATCCGGAGCTGGCGCTCAGCGTGGTGCTCGCCACCATCCTCGTGACCGCCGGGATCGGCAGCGCCTGGACGCGGCGCATCGCGCTCGAGTCCGCCGGCGCGACGCTGCAGCGATTGCTGCTCGCGATCCTGGCCGCGATCGTCGTCGCATCATTCGTGTGGCCGCCGCTCTTCCACGCACTGGTCGGACTCGATCGCCCGCTTCGAATCCTGGTCGCGGTGCTCGCGCTGGCGCCATTCGGACTGCTGCTCGGCACCGCAATGCCGCTCGGCCTGCGACGACTCGCGAACGGGCGCTCCGACCTCATCCCGTGGGCGTGGGGCGTCAACGGCGCCACTTCGGTGCTGGGCTCGGTGCTGGCGATGACGGTCGCGATCAACAGCGGCTTCACCGCCACTCTGCTGTGCGGTGCGGCGGTCTATGCCGTCGCGCTCGCACTCGCCGCCGCGACCGGAGCGCGCGAAGTGCGGGTCTAGCGCCGGGTCGCGAGCAGCTCGCGGTAGACCGCCTCGGTGCTCGCCGCCACCTTGTCCCACGAGAAGTGCTCGGCGATGTGACCACGGGCTTGCGATTCGTAGCGGCGCACGACCTCGGGGTGTTCGAGGAGCATGCGGAGCTGTCGCTCGAGATCGTCGACGTTCTGGCTCTGGAACATGGCCGCGCACTCCTCCGCCACCTCGCGGTTCTCCGGGATGTCCGACATCAGCACGCAGCGCCCGTACGACAGCGCCTCGAGCAGCGCGATCGAGAGGCCCTCGAGGATCGAGGGCTGCACCACCACATACGCGTTGCTCCACAGCTCTTCGAGCATTTCGCCGTACATGTAGTCGAGGAATCGCACCCGCGGCCCCTCGAAGCGCTTGAGCTGATCGAGATAGTCCTGGGTGAACGAGAGCCCGCCCACCAGCGCGAGCGTCATGTCGCTGTCGATGCGGCTGAACGCCTCGCACAGGAAGTGGACACCCTTCTCGGGCACCAGTCGCCCCACGAACAGAACGTACTTCCCGGGTGTGAGGCCGAGCGAGGCGAGCTTGCGCGCCGGGCGCGGCTGCGGCAGGTGCGTGCCGTTGGGGATGAAAACGGCATCGCAGTGATGATGCTCCTTGAAATACTGGCGCAGCGTCTTCGACACCACGATCGTGCGGTTCGGAAAGTGTGCGGCCGGTCCTTCACACTGCTTGAGCACCCACGACGCGAAGCGACCCCACTTCTGACGCTGCCAGTCGAGGCCGTGCACGGTCACCACGGTGCGCGAGCCGGTCAGGCGCGGCAGCGTCGCCAGGGCCGAAGGCCCGAGCGCGTGGAAATGCACGATGTCGAACGGGCGCAGCATCGCCTCGACCGTCGACCACAGCACGTGACTCGCGGTATCGAGGTGCTTGGTGTGGATGCTGGGGCGCCGCAACAGATGGACGCCCGGCAGGCGCGCGTCTTCGGGTGTGTAGTGCAGGCGGCAAAACGCCGATACGTCGTGTCCGGAACGACCCAGCCGCACCGCGATCTCCTCGACGTGGCGCTCGATGCCGCCATAGGTCGCGGGCACTCCCTTCTGGCCGATCATCGCGATCTTCATGCGCGCACCTCGCGCGGCGCATCCGCGGTCGGTGGTGTCGCCGCCGCGCCGAGGCGGGCACGCACGCGCTCGCCGAGGCGCTCGCCCCAGTGCTCGCCCAGTGCCCCCCACGCGTGACGCGCGAGTGCGGTGGGTGGTGCGGCGCCACGCGCATGCCAGCCGCGGGGTGCGGCGGCGAGCCGCACGCCGAACTTCTCGAGCGGCACGATCTCGACGGCATCCATGAGCGTCTCGTAGCCGCGAACGCCGTGCGGCGTGGTCACGACCGCGAGGCCCGCGGCCAGATAGGTCGGCAGCTTCACGTTGCTGCCGCTGCCCGAGAGGGCGGGATTGAGTCCGACATCGGCGGCGTGCAGGGCAGTGCGCAAGTCGTCGGTTTCGGGTCTCGAGACGATGCGCGCATCGTGGCTCGCCGCGAGCGCGCGCGAGACTCCGCCGACCACCAGCACTCGCACGCGCGTGCCGGCGTCCGGCAGCCCGCGTGCGAGCAGTTCGGTGAGCGCCGAGCGATTGTGCGGGACATCCGAGCCCAGGAACAACGCCACCGTCTCGTCCGACTCGAATCCGAATGCGGCACGCGCGGCCGACCGCTCTTCGACGCTCGGGGGACGCACCGCGGTCTCGTCGTAGCCGTTCGGGATCACCAGCAGTCGCGCAGGCGGCACGCCGTACTCCTCGTGCATGCGCTCCGCATCGGATGCGCCCGTCACCGTGACCAGGTCGGCGGCCGCGCACGCCCGCGCCTCGATCGAACGCACCACCTGCGCCCAGAATCCACGGCCCAGCACCCGCGGGCCGGCGGTTCGGAAGTGGTCGAGCTCGACGTTGTGGGCGTGATAGACACGCAGCGCACCTCGCGCCTCGGAGAGCACACCCGCGAGCGCGAGATCCGCGATCACCACGTCTGGAGTTCCCGGTAGAGAGGCTCGCAGCGCGCCGGCGGCGAGATCGTGCGCCAGCGCAACGATCGCGTCGGGCGCAAGCCGCGCGCGTTCGAGGCGCCATGCGATCGCGGTGTACCAGGCCCGCGCGCGTCTCACGCGGATTCCGCTCACCTCGAGCGAAACCGGACCCGGATGGCGGTTCGGCACCTGTGCCAGCACGTGGGTCTCGTGCCCCCGTGCGAGACCGCGATAGAGCCCCAGCAGGCGCTGCGATGCGCCGAAGCGCGCCGGGTAGAGGTCGTTGCCCGCAAAACCGTGAACGATCATGAAGTCCTCTGCGCCGCGGTCCGCGCACCGCCGAACCCGAGGAAGCCCGCCACCAGCCCGGCCGCACCGAGAGTCCATGCGAGCCATGCGTGCAGTCCGAGCCGCGCGCTGCGCTTGCGAAACGCGAGCGCCAGCAGCATCAGAAGCAGCGCGGCGCTCCACGCGGCCACGGCCAACGGCGACCGTGACGCGAGACTTGCGACCAGCGCGACACCGCCCGCCAGCCAGAACACCAGCGCGAACCATGCGAACCACTGTCGAGCCGCGAGCCGCGCGAACCCGGGTCGACCCACGTAGAGTCGCAGCGCCTGCCCGGGACCGAATGCGAGTCCGCTGCGCCAGCGGCGCGCGAGCTCCGCGAAGCTCGGACGCGGATCGTTCCAGTGACGCGCGGCGGGACCCGGCACCACGCGCAACCGATACCCCGAACGACCAAGACGCATGCCGAGTTCGAAATCCTCCTCGGCCGACAGCCGGACGTCGTAGCCGCCGACGGCCTCGAGCGCCGCGCGCCGGTACAAGACCGGTGTCGTGAGCAACGGAACCTCGCGCTCCGCATCACCGACACGATTCATGTCGGGGTCGGCGCACCGCTCGGCGCCGGCGACTTCGTTCCACTCCTCGAGCCGCCCGCCGACACCCGCGAGCCCCGCCTCGGCCGCGGTCGCCGTCGCAAGCGCGCGTGCGAGCCACGCGGCATCGACCTCGGTGTCGGCGTCGACGAACAGAATCCACTCCCCCGCGAGGAGCGAAAGTCCGTGCATGCGCGAAGCCCCCGGCGTCGAGACCTGGAGCGCCGGCGGACTCGATTGCAGCCACTGCGGGTGCGGCTCGGGCGCGGGCCCTCCACCGGTCCGCACCACCACACCCTGCCAATCGCGCCCCTCAAGCGCTCGCCCGAGTGCGGCGAGCGTGCGCGGAAGGTGTCGCTCCTGCCGATGGCACGGCACCACGACTCCGAGCCTCATCGCGGCCCTCCGCCGTCCGGGCGACTGCTTGCGACGCGCGTGGAGCCGGCGAAGCTCGCGAGCCCCAGCACCTCGTCGTAGACGGTCTCGAATGACTCCACCACACGCTCCCAGGTGTAGCGCTGACGCACGCGCTCGAGGCCGCGCACGCCGAGCTGCCGCGTCGCATCGGGGGTGCGAACGCAGTCCGCCAGCGTCTCCGCGAGCGCGGACGCGTCGGCGGCGGGCACCAGACGGCCGTGCACACCGTCTTCGACCACCTCGGGAATGCCGCCGACCGCACTGGCCACCACCGGCCGGCCGCGCGCCATGGCCTCGAGCAGGGTGAGCGGAAGGCCTTCCCAGCGCGACGGCATCACCACCAGGTCGGCGGCGAGCAGCAGCGGGCCGATCTCCTCGACCTGGCCGAGCCACCGCACGTGATCCGCGAGCCCGAGCTCGGTCGCGCGCCGCTCGAGTGCTGCCTGCTCGCCGCCGGTCCCCGCAAAGGCGGCCACGAACGCAATGCCGCGACCGTGCACGAGCGCCAGCGCATCGAGCAACACGTCCTGCCCCTTCTGCGACTCGAGCCGCCCCGCGCACACCCACAGCGGTCGCGACACTCCCGCGCCGAGCGAGGTGCGCAGCGCGCGTGCAAGCGGCCATTCGACGTCTTCGTCGGGAGTCTCGGCCCCGTTCGGCACCACGCGCAGGCGCTCCCGCGCCACTCCGTAGTCGGCGGTCAGCGAGTGAGCGATCGCCTCACTCACCACCGTCACCGCGTCGGCACCGTCCAGCTCGAGCCGCTTGAGCGTGGTCTGGGCGCGCGAGTTCGGATGGCCGACCAGATGTTCCGTGATCACGAGATGCGGCACCGAGGCCGCCCGCGCGAGTCCGGCCAGATAGCGATCCGCGGATGGCCACACGTGATGCACGTGGAGCACCGTCGGCTTGAGCCGCCGCAGGCGCCGCCAGGTCGCGAGCATGCCGCGCCAGTCCCAGCGCGATTCGATTTCACGCATTCGTTCGACTGCGATGCCGCGGGCCGCCAGCGCTTCCGCGAGTTCGTTCACCGCCGGCGCGTCCGACAGCCACACCTGCACGTCGTAGCGATGCGAGGGCAGGCGCGTGGCAAGTTCCCACACCACTCGCTCGGTGCCACCGAGCGTTCGACCGCTCTCGGCGATCAGCAGGCTCAGGCGCGCGGATTCCACAGCGTCTCGTAGGCGCGCAACAGCTCGCCGGTGTTGTGTTCCCATGACAATGAATCCAGGAAGCGTTGCCGATTGCGTTCGCCCATCGAATGGCGTCGCGCGGCGTCGTCGAGCAGCGTCGCGATCCCCGCCGCCAGGTCCTCGTCGCGATTGGGCTCGGCGTAGAGTGCGCCATCGCCGGCCGACGCGCGATGCTCCCGCAGGTCGAAGCACACCACGGGCTTCGCGCACGCCATGTATTCCAGCACTTTGTTCATCGTCGACACGTCGTTGAGCGGGTTGAGCGGATCAGGACTCACGCACACGTCCGCGGTCGCGAGGATCGCCTCGACTTCGGGATCCGGAATGCGCCCGGTGAACCGCACGTCCTCGTCGAGACCCAGCTCGTGCGAGAGCCGCTTCAGGTCCTCGAATGAATCACCGGCTCCGATCAGCGTGAACGAGACGTCGCGGCGCCCCAGCGTCACCACCAGGTGATGCGCCGCTCGCAGCAGATGGTCCACTCCATCCTGGGGCGCCATCACACCGAGGTAGGCCACCAGGTACGGCCGCCCGTGCTTGAGCGCCAGGTCCGGGGCGCGCACGGTCGCGAATCGATGGCGGCTCGGGCCACTGCGCACCACGAACACGCGTTCCGGCGCCATTCGGCCGCGCCCGAGCGCGATCCGCCGATACGAGGTGTTGGTCGCGATGACCAGATCGGCGGTCCGGTACTGCGCCGACTCGAGCCAGCCGAGCACCCGATGCGGCCAGCTCCCGGCACGTTCCGCCCCGAACCGCGCCACGTACAGCTCCGGACACAGGTCGTGATGATCGAACACGTAGCGCACTCCGAACGGCTTGAAGAGCAGCGCAATCGCCCAGAACGTGTCGGGCGGATTCGCGGCGTGGATCACGTCGAAGCCGCCGCGCGACTGCACGCGCAGGGTGAGCCACAGCGTCTGCAGCCAGCAGTACAGGAACTCCCACACGTAAGAGACGAAGCCCTGGGTCGGCGGCGGCGGCGGATAGCGCCAGATCTCGATGCCGTCGAGCACTTCGTGGCCCGCGGCCCATCGCTCGCCGGCCGGACAGATCGCCGCGACCGAGTAGCCGGCATCCTTGAGCGCGTTGAGCTCCATCCACACGCGCCGATCGAACGGCAGCGTGAGATTCTCGGACAGATGCAGAACCCTACCAGGCGAGCCCATGGTACTCCGCGTTGCGCACCGTGGCGGGATCCACTGCGTGAACGAGATCCACCAGCACCTGCCCGGCCACGAGCCGCGGGCCGAGCTCGCGGTATTCGGCCGAGCCGTTCGCGATCACGACCACTTCGCTGTCGCGCAGCACCTCGTCGACCGTGTGACGCATCCGCTCCGGCAGATACGGCACTTCATCCTCGACGAAACGTCGATTGGCGCCGAGCACCCGCTCCATGTCGAGATTCGGGTCGTGGAGCAGCACCGAGTAGCCCTTGCCGACCAGCGTCCCGATCACCCGCAGGATCGGGCTTTCGCGCAGGTCGTCGGTGCCGGCCTTGAAGGACAGGCCGAGCACACCCACGCGCCGCTTCTTGAGCCGCTCGATCAGGTGGATCGCCGCCTCGATGTGCTCGTCGTTCGAACGCAGGATGTTCTGCAGCACCGGCAGCTCGAGGTGGTGAGCGACGGAGCGGCTCGTGATCGCGCGCAGATCCTTCGGCAGGCACGAGCCGCCGAACGCGAACCCCGGCATCAGATAGGCCGGGCTCACGTTGAGACGCGTGTCCTTGAGGAACAGCCGCATCACCTCGTGGCTGTCGACGCGCTCGCGCTGCGACAGGCGCCCGATCTCGTTCGCGAACGCGACCTTGAGCGCGTGGAAGGCGTTGTTCACGTACTTGAGCATTTCGGCGGTGCGAATCGCGGTCACCAGCAGTTCGCCGCCGACATCGTGATAGAGACGCTTGAGCGCATCCGCGCTGCCGGGATCGTCGGCGCCGATCACGGTGTAGAGCGCACCTTCGAAGTCGGCGACCGCGCTGCCTTCCCTCAGGAACTCGGGGTTGTAGGCGATCCCGAAGCCGTCGCCGGCCTTCATGCCCGAGGCCTGTTCCAGCACCGGGAGCAGCTGCTCCTCGACGCTGCCGGGCAGCATGGTGCTGCGCATCACGATCGTCGTCCGCACCCCGTTGTTCGCCAGTGAGGCGCCGACTTCGGCGCACGAGCGCTTCACGTGGGTGAGGTCGAGGCTGCCATCGGCGGCGCTCGGCGTACCGACGCACAGCAGCACCACTTCGGCGCCGACCATCGCATCGGCGATGCGCGTGGTCGCGCGCAGCCGCCCGGCCTTGCGTTCGCGCGCGATCATCGCCGGCAGCCCGGTCTCGACGATCGGACTCTCACCGCGCTCGATACAGCCGACCTTGAACTCGCTCAGGTCGACGCCCATCACCTCGTGGCCGTGCGACGCCAGGCATGCCGAGCACACCGAGCCCACATAACCGAGTCCGACCACCACCACACGCATGCCTTCGCTCTCCTCGAGTCGCGTCCTACGGCGCCGTCGTCGTGATCGACGCCGGCAGATGCCACACCCTCACGCCTTCGAAGCCCCGCTGTTCGGAATCCGGATATCGCATCGCGAGATCGATCGCAAAGCGCCCGCTCGGGTCCAATTCTTCGGGGCGCGTCATCACCACCCACGCCGCGCGTCCGGAGCGCAGCGCTTCGAAACGCTCGCGCATCGTCACTTGATCGCGAGCGAAGCCGAGCCAGTAGTGCTCGACTGCGACCCGGTCGCGGAAGTAGTAGGCGAGCATGTCCGTGGTGTTGGCTGCGATCACGATCTCGGCCGGACCTCGCTCGCGTTCGACGAACTGCGCCGCGTCGCGCAGATCTTCCTTCGCGTAACGCGGATCGGCGTACAGCCGCGTCAGCGAGACCGCCCACAGTGCCACGATCGCGACCGCGAACGCCAGCCGCGCACGGCCCCGCAGGTCGGTCAGCGCGGCGGCCCACAGTGCGACCAGCACCGGCATCACGACCGCCAGGTAGCGGGGATGGAACACCTTGAAGTTCTGCAGTGCGAAATAGCTGATCACCAGCAGCGGCACTCCGATCCACAGCAGCGCATCGAGCGCACGACCGCGCCGCGCCACCGCCCGCAACCCCAGCACCGTGAGCGCACCGAACACCAGCGCCGCACACGTCACCTCGACCGCGAACGGCCGGAG from Candidatus Eisenbacteria bacterium includes:
- a CDS encoding glycosyltransferase family 4 protein, giving the protein MESARLSLLIAESGRTLGGTERVVWELATRLPSHRYDVQVWLSDAPAVNELAEALAARGIAVERMREIESRWDWRGMLATWRRLRRLKPTVLHVHHVWPSADRYLAGLARAASVPHLVITEHLVGHPNSRAQTTLKRLELDGADAVTVVSEAIAHSLTADYGVARERLRVVPNGAETPDEDVEWPLARALRTSLGAGVSRPLWVCAGRLESQKGQDVLLDALALVHGRGIAFVAAFAGTGGEQAALERRATELGLADHVRWLGQVEEIGPLLLAADLVVMPSRWEGLPLTLLEAMARGRPVVASAVGGIPEVVEDGVHGRLVPAADASALAETLADCVRTPDATRQLGVRGLERVRQRYTWERVVESFETVYDEVLGLASFAGSTRVASSRPDGGGPR
- a CDS encoding glycosyltransferase; the encoded protein is MIVHGFAGNDLYPARFGASQRLLGLYRGLARGHETHVLAQVPNRHPGPVSLEVSGIRVRRARAWYTAIAWRLERARLAPDAIVALAHDLAAGALRASLPGTPDVVIADLALAGVLSEARGALRVYHAHNVELDHFRTAGPRVLGRGFWAQVVRSIEARACAAADLVTVTGASDAERMHEEYGVPPARLLVIPNGYDETAVRPPSVEERSAARAAFGFESDETVALFLGSDVPHNRSALTELLARGLPDAGTRVRVLVVGGVSRALAASHDARIVSRPETDDLRTALHAADVGLNPALSGSGSNVKLPTYLAAGLAVVTTPHGVRGYETLMDAVEIVPLEKFGVRLAAAPRGWHARGAAPPTALARHAWGALGEHWGERLGERVRARLGAAATPPTADAPREVRA
- a CDS encoding glycosyltransferase; translation: MRLGVVVPCHRQERHLPRTLAALGRALEGRDWQGVVVRTGGGPAPEPHPQWLQSSPPALQVSTPGASRMHGLSLLAGEWILFVDADTEVDAAWLARALATATAAEAGLAGVGGRLEEWNEVAGAERCADPDMNRVGDAEREVPLLTTPVLYRRAALEAVGGYDVRLSAEEDFELGMRLGRSGYRLRVVPGPAARHWNDPRPSFAELARRWRSGLAFGPGQALRLYVGRPGFARLAARQWFAWFALVFWLAGGVALVASLASRSPLAVAAWSAALLLMLLALAFRKRSARLGLHAWLAWTLGAAGLVAGFLGFGGARTAAQRTS
- a CDS encoding nucleotide sugar dehydrogenase, encoding MRVVVVGLGYVGSVCSACLASHGHEVMGVDLSEFKVGCIERGESPIVETGLPAMIARERKAGRLRATTRIADAMVGAEVVLLCVGTPSAADGSLDLTHVKRSCAEVGASLANNGVRTTIVMRSTMLPGSVEEQLLPVLEQASGMKAGDGFGIAYNPEFLREGSAVADFEGALYTVIGADDPGSADALKRLYHDVGGELLVTAIRTAEMLKYVNNAFHALKVAFANEIGRLSQRERVDSHEVMRLFLKDTRLNVSPAYLMPGFAFGGSCLPKDLRAITSRSVAHHLELPVLQNILRSNDEHIEAAIHLIERLKKRRVGVLGLSFKAGTDDLRESPILRVIGTLVGKGYSVLLHDPNLDMERVLGANRRFVEDEVPYLPERMRHTVDEVLRDSEVVVIANGSAEYRELGPRLVAGQVLVDLVHAVDPATVRNAEYHGLAW
- a CDS encoding glycosyltransferase family 4 protein, which gives rise to MKIAMIGQKGVPATYGGIERHVEEIAVRLGRSGHDVSAFCRLHYTPEDARLPGVHLLRRPSIHTKHLDTASHVLWSTVEAMLRPFDIVHFHALGPSALATLPRLTGSRTVVTVHGLDWQRQKWGRFASWVLKQCEGPAAHFPNRTIVVSKTLRQYFKEHHHCDAVFIPNGTHLPQPRPARKLASLGLTPGKYVLFVGRLVPEKGVHFLCEAFSRIDSDMTLALVGGLSFTQDYLDQLKRFEGPRVRFLDYMYGEMLEELWSNAYVVVQPSILEGLSIALLEALSYGRCVLMSDIPENREVAEECAAMFQSQNVDDLERQLRMLLEHPEVVRRYESQARGHIAEHFSWDKVAASTEAVYRELLATRR
- a CDS encoding glycosyltransferase family 4 protein → MGSPGRVLHLSENLTLPFDRRVWMELNALKDAGYSVAAICPAGERWAAGHEVLDGIEIWRYPPPPPTQGFVSYVWEFLYCWLQTLWLTLRVQSRGGFDVIHAANPPDTFWAIALLFKPFGVRYVFDHHDLCPELYVARFGAERAGSWPHRVLGWLESAQYRTADLVIATNTSYRRIALGRGRMAPERVFVVRSGPSRHRFATVRAPDLALKHGRPYLVAYLGVMAPQDGVDHLLRAAHHLVVTLGRRDVSFTLIGAGDSFEDLKRLSHELGLDEDVRFTGRIPDPEVEAILATADVCVSPDPLNPLNDVSTMNKVLEYMACAKPVVCFDLREHRASAGDGALYAEPNRDEDLAAGIATLLDDAARRHSMGERNRQRFLDSLSWEHNTGELLRAYETLWNPRA